DNA from Pelodiscus sinensis isolate JC-2024 chromosome 1, ASM4963464v1, whole genome shotgun sequence:
CGTTTGCACTGTTCTTGGGGCaccgctccctcccgccccgggaatgctccctgccctgggagggTGAGCAACGCGGACCTGGCTCCATATTccccagtacacacacacacacacacacacacacacacacacgtgcatacacaatacacacacactccttgAACACAGAGAcacatgtgcatgtgcacacacagtaCACAAACACGCGCACACActgcacatacacaaacacactagCGTGCACGCACACGCCACAGACAACAGAGCATGCACTCGCCGGCACACAGTCTGTGCACATTCACACAAGCATGCACAGCAAGCACAATCTGAATGTGTGCACACGCACCCATGCACCTGCACACACactacagagacacacacacagcatgttcacacacacacacacacacaagcacacagcccAGGAGGGTGGCAGGTGGCTGGTGGAAGCTGTCAGAGTGTTATCTCACCTGCATGGGCTGGATTTGGAAACAAAGGCTCTTTCTAAACCCTACCGACACTTCCCAGGGCTGTGCAAGACCCGTCTGTGTCCGGGGTCTTGTCTCACCGCTCAGGAAGACGGGTGAGAACACCCCCTACCTGTGGGTGATCCTGCCAAGTCCCCGCTAGCTCCTCAGAGCACCGCTGTGACTCACACGGCTCCGCGCATGGGTCAGGAACAGCCCTGCCTTCTTGGCTTGGTACAGTGGGGCCGGCTATAAATCAACAGCCCCAAATCCCGGCAGAGTCTCCACATGGCTGGCAGGCCCTTGGGACTCCAGTGTTTACTGAAAGCAAAATGCCTCTCTGCAGACTAACGGGCTAAGGAGAAATTAACCCTCTTGTTctcctcaggggctgggaatTCCTCTGCTGGGAGACCTGGTAGCAGGCCCTCCGCTCACCCCGTCCTCTGCAGGATCCCTAAAAGCCCTCTGAGGAAAGGGAACAGTGACtcagggaaagaacagaacatcTTCAGATCCTGTCAGACCATGTGCCCCCAAGAGTACCACAGGAGTTGGCCAAGACACCCCCTGAGCTATTTTAGACAACTCTTGGGCACTGTGGGACTGGAAAAGAGCCCCGTGCTGTGCCAGTGTTTGAGAGAGGTACACGAGATGCACAGATAACGGTACCACGCACCAGCCGCTGTAGTTTGAGCAGATGACCCAAGCACTGTGGAGAAGCTCATTACAGCTTGAACCTCActaatccagcactctcagggtatgtctagactgcatccctctgtcggcagagggatgcagattaggcaggttgacattgcaaatgaggcagggatttaaatattccatgcctaatttgcataaaaatggccaccgcgttttgccgactcagcactttgtctagaaagcggccgtctagagggggatctgtggagaaagaaagccttttcgacagatcctgtaaacctccttgcaggtggcataagggatctgtcgaaaaggctttctttctcgacagatccccctctagacggccgctttttgctgacaaagtgctgagtcggcaaaatgcggtggccatttttatgcaaattaggcacgggatatttaaatccctgcctcatttgcaatgtcgacctgcctaatctgcatccctctgtcggcagagggatgcggTCTGGACATACCCTCTGGGCTGGCAGCATCCACGGTCCAGCATGACTTcagtgagctggatgtccacttgtcgtgtgtggccaagtttcccacggtacCATGAAGTTTTTTctaaccaccagtcctggcgttcaatgttctgtgctgttatttagctctaatttacccctaaatatattctaagatcccagtaagcagtggaagtacagaaagggggagaggtagacacgttggagggcagggagagggtccagagtgatctagacaaattggaggattgggccaaaagaaatctgatgaggttcaacaaagacaagtgtagagtcctgcactagggacggaagaatcccaagcattgttacaggctggggactgactggctaagaagtagttctgcagaaaaggacctggggatgccagtggatgagaagctggatatgagtcaacagtgtgtccttgtagccaagaaggctaatggcatattggggtgtattaggaggagcattgccagcagatccagagacgtgattattcccctttattcggctctggtgaggccacatctggagaattgtatccagttctgggccccccattacagaaaggatgtggacgcattggagatggtccagcagagggtgaccaaaatgattagggggctggagcatatgacttatgaggagaggctgagggatttgggcttgtttggtctgcagaagagaagagtgaggggggatttgagagcagcctacAACATgttgaaggggggttccaaagaggctggagagaggctgttctcagtggtggcaggtggcagaacaaggagcaaggaacaagaacaaggaaaagttttccgttaaaagcattttcggaaagcgtgtctagattggcaggactcttttccgcaaaagcactttttgcagaaaagcgtccatggccaacctagacgcacttttccgcaagaaagcccgaatcgcaattttcgcgatcggggcttttttgccgaaaaTAAAACTCTGCTGTCTTCACTgggccttttgcacaaaagtttttcggaaaaagacttttgcccgaatgggagctgcatagtatttccgcaaaagcactgacaatcttacatgaaatcgtcagtgcttttgcggaaattcaagcagccagtgtagacagctggcaagtttttccggaaaagtctagacacagccagaatgatTTGAACCCAGACAAGTCTACCATTCCTTCAAGGTATGTGGGGCATGGAAGAGGACTGAACCAAGAGAAGATAAAgagtaaagaaagggaaaaagtgaatctagttgtgatcagggtaattttctttattttgtggtgtGGTTTGAATTGCTTCCCTTGCCCATGCACCATctaagaattgttcccagagattttctttgtgctttaatttgttttcctttgttgCGTTATAACACCTGCCAACCAAGTTTGCTTTCTCGAGTACAGCTTTTGTTAAAGTGacgatttgattcctgtgtcctagaaggtaacAACAGGTCTGTCTGCAGGCCTCAGACTGAAAGGACAGCTACcaaagactgcagcttgtttttctcttttcttttttcaagctcttttggatCAAAAGAGCTTGGGTACCCCCTGGGGGAGAATTCAAgtgtcccccccccagtttgaTAGTGGCAGCTACCCCCTCActaaagtcagtgaatctgtgactctggggaagtTTGTACGCAGACCCTGAGGAGGCAAAGTATATTTATAGTCTTTGTGGGCCCCCAatttctgcactcggagtgcccgagtggggaacagccctgaaaGCGTCTTAACATCACACCCATTCTTGTGATATTGTCGGGGAAATCTCGCTCctctggggtacagagcccccagaagggtccgaggctggaggtcaaagcaatgaggcaggagagaaatctagaaggaaaactttattatgcatgcatgcaggctgacagctaccagagtgagagcagcagcagccctgagagacagtttcaAGGATcttttatacagtatgttcagacagtttagttgttgattgttttctttaacatatcaaagtctcagcagaagtactctgagatgtttctgttcacaccagaagtgctagaagtcagttttacagtacaaagccacatgagaacctgagtgaggagtctacaaggcaaactgtgacaaagataagagtttacatgacaatatgggtatgtctacactacaaagttaatttgaactaacagttagttaattcgaactaactaactaattcgaacagacgttagttcgaattaactttgataggcgctacacatgcaaaccgctagttcgaacttaattcgaactagcggagcacttaattcgaactaggtaaacctcattccacgaggactaacgcctagttcgaattaactagttcgaattaagttagttcaaattagtgctgtagtgtagacataccctatgtgacagactaggagtctccatgaagttgagctaggaggcattgtaagggtcttgattagagttaatttgatttctctctgttacagggagagaggcctggaaaacttttaacccttacagcagttttcttttagagagttttgatttcctgcacagtccccccttagacacaattggagttatttgatttttttcccacaaTATACATTAGAAATAGCCGGCGTCTTATTCCGGTTTcctgttgtgacggcgcgttgggggtcccccgtctcctgcaccccgaaatggcacaaacagactccaccagccagtggaattgagggtggtttattgcttctccacgatacagcacagcacagatgcaatctggttacaggaactgggggctaagaggcctcagtgtccccttgagatggggggatctcagccccctccccagttccttcttccctgctttcccgacaggaactaactcccctctccaagtcctgctcccagccagggcagcattccacctccctttgtttctccccatgggggctTGGCTGGTTCAACCAgtatggagtcacctttgcataatgagattttccctgctgggtcttgctccagacagcagaggtcaccacagcccagcaagtacccccactacgtcacacctgtcAACCTTGCTGTGCGAGGAATAAGGCAGATGCTGCAATGGCTCTCCGTTCTGATATTTGGTGCTGTGtgcacaatgccaaattttgaaataggctacctcgaaataagctacacaatgtgcATAGATCCAGGTGCATAGCTTCTGTCGAGCTACGGGCGACTGTGCAGACATACCTGGAGAGAGAACATCTCCCAACCAGTGATACCTGTAGACAGATATCATTGTCCTGGCCCTGGAGGTTGGACAGCCTTCTCTCTAGCTGGAGCCTCAGAGCCAGCACATCTATTTGTGGTTTACTGGCTGGAGCACCCTGGGTCtcctggagcacactggctggaGTCTTCTGGGCTCGCTGCTTCCCTGGTGCTTGGGAGAGTCACTGTGTGGCTTTGCGGCTGAGATCCTAGCTGTAATGGGGGGCAATagagtcccctccccacaggcttGCCTTGTCCATTTGGGTGGTGCTTATCGGTGCAAGGACTGTCCCACACCAGGTATTTGTACAGCCCCAAGCACAGTGGTTCTTTGCCTCCTCATTTGGTTAGAACAGGGCCGCGAGCTAACTTTGCCAATCTCCGCAAGGCTCCGCAGAGAGTCCCAGGGCTACCGGACCTTTGTTTTATTGTTCATTGCCATGGTACGAATACAAACAAGACCAAGGTTGCGTGGCAGCTGTCAAAATGAGCGAGCCATGAGCACCTTCTGGAGTTCAGGAAGAGGagcatctgggtgaggcagccacGGGACCTGACCTCACTGGAGCCCAGCCAGAAGATGCTCTGCCTGTTGGGCACGGGGGACGTGAAGAGGACTAGGTCAGAGATGGCCAGGAAAAGGTACATGGGTTCATGCAAGCTGTGGACCACATATAAAAACCTTGGACACCGGAGTGCGGATCTGCTTGGTTCTCATGCCGTACAcgatggggttgagcatgggcGGCAGGAGCAGGTAGAGGTTGGCCAGCAGGATGTGGACAGCTTGGGGGACGCTCTGGCCGAAGCAGTGCGCCAGGAAAGAGAAGAGCCCAGGGACGTAGAACAGGAGGATGACGCAGACGTGGGAAGTGCAGGTGCTGAGGGCCTTGATCCGGGCCTGGCCTGAGGGGAGGCGGAAAACAGCCCGGAGGATCATGACGTAGGAGAGCGCGATGCACACGACATCCAGGCCCCCCACAAGCAGGGCCACCATCAGGCCGTACGCCGCATTGAGCGTGGTGTCTgcgcaggccagcttcaccacagcCATGTGCTCGCAGTAGGAGTGGGGGATGAGGCGGGCCTGGCAGAAGGGAAGCCTCCTgaggagcaaggggaagggggctaCAAGAATGAGGCTTCTGACCGAGACCAGCAGCACCATCTTGGCCACCGTTGTGATTTTCAAGATGGCCGTGTAGcggagggggtggcagatggccacgtagcggtccAACGCCATGGCTGCAAGGGTGCCTGACTCCATCAACAAGAAGCTGTGGAAAAAGAACATCTGGGCGAGGCAGGCGTGGAACCCGATCTCCCCGGAGCCCAGCCAGAAGATGCCCAGCATGTTGGGCACGGTGGACGTGCAGAGGACCAGGTCGGTGACGGCCAGCATGGCCAGGAAGAGGTACATGGGCTCATGCAGGCTGGGGTCTGCCCTTATCACAAAGAGGACCACGCAGTTCCCCAGGAGGGCCACGATGTACATGCAGCACAGCGGGATGGCGACCCAGTGCTGCGTGGCCTCCAGGCCCGGGATGCCGACCAGCAGGAACGAGGCGGGCCGCAGGCTGCCGTTGACGGGTGACATGATGAGCTGTGGGACACATCCAGCTCGGGAAGAACAGCTCCGGAGGCCTGCGAACGATTAGCAGAGTGTGTGAGATCCTTGTACGTGCAGAGAATAGCTagtgctctggggggggggggaggggggtctgtgGACCAGGGTCACGCTACAGCTCCTGTCTGTGATGGTTCTTGGCAGCGTTCCCTTTCCCCGTGGAATACAGGATGGTGTAAGGATAAATTAAGACCCAGTGGCCTTttaggagacattcaaatgctgcccagctgagtaGCCAATCACCCACTGCGCCGgcctgtttctactggtggtgcacctctgcacGTGACTTGGCACACGTGACAcattttattccgcacatggatggaaaaaggtAGAGGGAACATTTACAACAAGCCCAGAAAGCAGTCTGTCAGTGCcaatactgggggtgggggggcacgtttacactagccaccctagttcgaacgagggtggctaatgtaggcattcgaacttgcaaatgaaacctggaaTTTAagtatcccaggctttatttggatattcccgggcgctgccatttttaaatgccccgtagttcgaacttcttgcccgcggctacacgcggcacgggctaggtagttcgaattaaagctcctaattcgaacttccgttactcctcctgcaaggagcattcaaattaggagctttaattcgaactacctagcccgtgccgcgtgtagccgcgggtagggagttcgaactacggggcatttaaaaatggcggcgcctgggaacatgcaaataaagcttgagatatttaaatcccgggcttcatttgcaacttcaaatgcctacattagccaccctagatcaaactagggagctagtgtagacataccctgactgctgAAAAGACACTGCTCCAGAAGGTTGTGACCTGCGAAACGTTATGAGCTGGGCGCAGACCCCTCCCGTGCTGAGCTTTGGGAATGGACGCCCTGCCAGACGTGTGTTCGGAGCAGTGAGTGTGTCAGGGCGGAGAAGTCTCTTTGCCTGGGGACCTCAGCCCCTCGGTCTCACCTCGGTCTCACCAGAGAGAGGGAGCCACTAGATCAGCTGGTTTAATCTGCGTGGCAGGACGGAGAACCCGTCTGGTTCCCCCCAGAAGCTAGAGCAGAGCTTTGTGAAGGATCTGGGCAGAGCGAATCCCTCAATTGTGTCAGTGGCGTGTCTGACCCTCCCTCTCCTGGTGGTGGATGGGCAGCGCCCTGTGGCCGTGCCCGAGTCAGGCTccgaggggcaggaggggctgttgGGATTGGGATCGTCCGGGGGCGCCGCTCCCACCCGCCCTGGGAAGGTGAGCAACGCGGCGCGGGCTCCGTGGTGCCCCTGCCGGTGGCCTTGTGGCTCTAGGCCCAAACTGGAAGGGGCCCGTATCTCtcactttcctcccctctcccagtggaGCAGCGGGGATCCAGAGCTGGACCTGGAGCAGGGAGCGGACTAcacttcccagcatgcccttGGCAGCTAGCAACGGGAAtagggggagaagagggtgtgGCCACGCGACCCATGTTTGCAGCAAatgtgggaagggggtggggctgtgattGGGGAGCCACACGTCCCCCCAGGACAGCCTGGTAGCTGGTGGCCTCggctggctgccccagagaaGGAATTGGGTGGACTGAGCGGACAGTCTGAAGCTTAGCAGGGGAGATTCATGGACCCGACTCAGAGAGGATGCGTCAGGGAGGGCAGGCCCTGCTACCGGGCCTGGGCAGCTTTAGCTACAACTCCAAGCATGCAGGAAGTTTGACTCCATTTCCACCTCTGAGCCATGGCCGCAGAAACGGGCTTTTCTGCCTTCTGGCTTTGAGCCCCTGCACAATCCAGGGGAGCACAA
Protein-coding regions in this window:
- the LOC102454324 gene encoding LOW QUALITY PROTEIN: olfactory receptor 52R1-like (The sequence of the model RefSeq protein was modified relative to this genomic sequence to represent the inferred CDS: substituted 1 base at 1 genomic stop codon) yields the protein MSPVNGSLRPASFLLVGIPGLEATQHWVAIPLCCMYIVALLGNCVVLFVIRADPSLHEPMYLFLAMLAVTDLVLCTSTVPNMLGIFWLGSGEIGFHACLAQMFFFHSFLLMESGTLAAMALDRYVAICHPLRYTAILKITTVAKMVLLVSVRSLILVAPFPLLLRRLPFCQARLIPHSYCEHMAVVKLACADTTLNAAYGLMVALLVGGLDVVCIALSYVMILRAVFRLPSGQARIKALSTCTSHVCVILLFYVPGLFSFLAHCFGQSVPQAVHILLANLYLLLPPMLNPIVYGMRTKQIRTPVSKVFICGPQLAXTHVPFPGHL